A genomic stretch from Edaphobacter aggregans includes:
- a CDS encoding zinc-binding dehydrogenase, whose protein sequence is MAAENAQIQKGDTVAVWGCGPVGQFAIASAMMLGAARVIVINRIPERIELARSLGAITVDYSENDVSVLVVLKDLTGGTGPDACIDAVGLEAHSSDLQGAAR, encoded by the coding sequence ATGGCAGCCGAGAACGCGCAGATTCAGAAAGGTGACACCGTGGCGGTTTGGGGCTGCGGACCGGTCGGTCAGTTCGCCATAGCGAGTGCAATGATGCTGGGAGCTGCCCGAGTTATCGTTATCAATCGAATCCCGGAGCGCATTGAGCTCGCTCGTTCTCTGGGCGCCATTACAGTGGATTACTCTGAAAATGATGTCAGTGTGCTTGTTGTCCTCAAGGATCTGACCGGTGGAACGGGTCCGGATGCTTGCATCGACGCAGTTGGCTTAGAGGCCCACTCCTCGGATTTGCAGGGCGCTGCCAGATGA
- a CDS encoding inorganic diphosphatase: MHQNNSRRVSRRDEGEPAHEVACESHSAKAIQDDDLIQVIIETPAQSRNKFAFDPKQSIFALKKVLPAGMVFPYDFGFLPQTIAPDGDPIDVLLLMDKPAFPGVAVKSRLIGVIEGEQLDGKKKIRNDRLVAVAEANHMYAGIRRLSDLPANGSRSFRSSLSTITIWKASNTDCSDVEGRSRQCDSSKRRRTQHRFRNERNLFQVFD, encoded by the coding sequence ATGCATCAAAACAACAGCCGAAGAGTATCACGACGAGACGAAGGGGAACCTGCTCATGAAGTCGCTTGCGAATCCCACAGTGCTAAAGCTATTCAGGATGACGATCTCATTCAGGTCATCATCGAAACACCGGCGCAAAGCCGGAACAAGTTCGCCTTTGATCCCAAACAATCGATCTTCGCTCTGAAGAAGGTTCTACCGGCCGGGATGGTTTTTCCCTATGACTTCGGCTTCTTGCCGCAAACCATCGCTCCAGATGGCGATCCCATTGACGTTCTCTTACTGATGGATAAGCCAGCATTTCCTGGAGTCGCCGTCAAGTCCCGGTTGATTGGCGTCATCGAGGGCGAACAGCTTGATGGGAAAAAGAAGATTCGGAATGACAGGCTGGTAGCCGTAGCCGAGGCGAACCACATGTATGCCGGCATTCGGAGGCTTTCTGATCTCCCAGCAAATGGCTCAAGGAGCTTCAGGTCTTCTTTGTCAACTATCACAATCTGGAAGGCAAGCAATACCGATTGCTCGGATGTCGAGGGACGAAGCAGGCAATGCGACTCATCAAAGAGGCGAAGAACACAGCATAGATTCCGAAATGAGCGAAATCTTTTTCAGGTTTTTGATTAG
- a CDS encoding catalase, whose product MTPRKLTVESKSQHKEPSQLSCNGGELHQLATGTHPPLTTQTGAIIADDENSLKAGHRGPALLEDHILLEKIQHFDHERIPERIVHARGFGAHGFFELTDSLKGISRAPILNEVSVKTPVFVRFSTVAGNKGSTDLARDVRGFAVKFYTKEGNWDLVGNNIPVFFIQDAIKFPDLIHSAKAEPDRGFPQAQTAHDTFWDFVSLMPESTHMLMWAMSDRAIPRSFRMMEGFGVHTYRFLSEAGKSTFVKFHWRPKLGMQSVVWDEALKISGADPDFHRRDLWQAIEKGDFPEWELGLQLFDQNFADKFDFDVLDATKLIPEEILPLRIVGRLVLDRNVSNFFAETEQVAFCVRNVVPGIDFTNDPLLQGRIFSYLDTQLKRLGGPNFQQIPVNAPKCPVMHFQRDGHMQMSPQAGRVNYSPSSLADDTPRQDPRKGLASFAEPLAGDKLRIRSESFADHFSQARQFFYSQTKTEQNHIISAFIFELSKVETIAVRERMVGQLANVDSKLAERVANGLGLQQKINPVPATVKVRQDLKTSPALSILGKAKETLQGRKVGCLVADGTDGKLVASLRASTAKMKADFALVAPKVGGAVTTDGQLLPTDFQLAGGSSVLFDTVFVALSAEAATELSNEAAAVAWVHDAFAHCKIIGATNEAQPLLDAAGVVLDQGVMVGRNANMFVAAAAKGRIWEREPKVRTIY is encoded by the coding sequence ATGACACCACGGAAGCTCACCGTTGAAAGTAAATCTCAACATAAAGAACCAAGCCAACTTTCGTGCAATGGCGGAGAGCTGCATCAACTCGCAACTGGTACGCATCCTCCCCTTACAACTCAAACCGGTGCAATCATTGCCGATGATGAGAACTCGCTGAAAGCCGGTCACCGTGGCCCTGCGCTCCTCGAAGACCACATTCTTCTGGAGAAGATCCAACACTTCGACCATGAGCGAATACCCGAAAGAATCGTTCACGCGAGAGGTTTTGGGGCACATGGCTTCTTCGAGTTGACGGATTCACTTAAAGGAATCTCGCGAGCACCCATCCTCAATGAAGTCAGCGTCAAGACGCCAGTTTTTGTTCGTTTTTCAACGGTTGCTGGAAATAAGGGATCGACCGACCTGGCGCGCGACGTTCGCGGATTCGCAGTCAAGTTCTACACCAAAGAAGGCAACTGGGATCTCGTGGGAAATAACATTCCCGTATTCTTCATCCAGGACGCAATTAAGTTTCCCGACCTGATCCACTCTGCCAAAGCGGAGCCAGATCGCGGCTTTCCACAAGCGCAGACAGCCCACGATACTTTCTGGGATTTCGTGTCCCTGATGCCGGAGTCAACTCACATGCTCATGTGGGCGATGTCCGATCGCGCGATTCCGCGCTCTTTCCGAATGATGGAAGGATTTGGCGTCCACACCTACCGTTTTCTCAGCGAAGCCGGAAAATCGACGTTTGTTAAGTTCCACTGGCGTCCCAAACTCGGCATGCAGTCCGTTGTTTGGGATGAGGCGTTGAAAATCTCTGGGGCAGATCCGGACTTTCACAGACGTGACCTCTGGCAGGCTATCGAAAAGGGCGATTTCCCGGAGTGGGAACTTGGACTCCAACTCTTCGATCAGAACTTTGCCGACAAATTTGACTTTGATGTTCTCGATGCGACCAAGCTCATTCCGGAGGAGATACTGCCTCTCCGGATCGTTGGTCGACTGGTGCTGGACAGGAATGTCTCTAACTTTTTTGCAGAGACAGAACAGGTTGCGTTTTGCGTACGCAATGTCGTACCCGGAATCGACTTTACGAATGATCCACTCCTTCAGGGACGAATCTTCTCCTATCTTGACACTCAGCTTAAACGACTGGGAGGGCCGAATTTCCAGCAGATTCCAGTCAATGCGCCAAAGTGTCCGGTGATGCACTTCCAGCGAGACGGTCATATGCAGATGAGCCCACAAGCGGGCCGAGTGAACTACTCGCCAAGTTCACTGGCAGATGATACTCCACGTCAGGATCCACGCAAGGGGTTGGCCAGCTTTGCAGAACCGCTGGCAGGAGACAAACTCCGCATTCGGTCCGAGTCATTTGCGGACCACTTCTCTCAGGCCCGACAATTCTTTTACTCGCAGACAAAGACAGAACAAAATCACATCATCTCTGCATTTATATTTGAGTTGAGCAAAGTGGAGACTATCGCTGTCCGGGAACGAATGGTAGGTCAGCTTGCGAATGTTGATTCCAAGTTAGCTGAGCGGGTCGCAAATGGACTGGGACTCCAGCAGAAGATTAATCCCGTTCCCGCAACAGTTAAAGTTCGTCAGGATCTCAAAACATCTCCGGCCCTCAGTATTTTGGGGAAAGCCAAAGAAACTCTGCAGGGGCGTAAAGTTGGCTGTCTCGTCGCCGATGGCACAGATGGAAAGCTCGTAGCGTCACTCCGAGCTTCCACTGCGAAGATGAAGGCGGACTTCGCACTCGTCGCCCCAAAAGTAGGGGGAGCCGTGACCACAGACGGTCAACTCCTGCCCACAGACTTCCAGCTCGCGGGCGGATCATCCGTCTTATTCGATACGGTCTTCGTTGCATTATCCGCAGAAGCCGCTACAGAGCTTTCCAATGAGGCTGCGGCAGTCGCCTGGGTACATGATGCCTTCGCCCATTGCAAAATCATTGGGGCCACAAACGAGGCACAACCTCTTCTGGATGCGGCCGGAGTCGTTCTGGATCAAGGTGTGATGGTCGGGCGAAACGCGAACATGTTCGTCGCTGCTGCAGCTAAAGGAAGGATCTGGGAGCGAGAGCCAAAGGTCCGAACCATATATTGA
- a CDS encoding DNA topoisomerase IB: MQTQENVSDPVQSAKDAGLRYVTDTKPGIVRKRSGKGFRYVDQDGKPVKDPETLARIKSLVIPPAWTNIWICPSAQGHLQVTGRDAKGRKQSRYHPRWREVRDETKYERMLLFGSALPKIREGVDIDLRAEGLPRKKVLATIVRLMEVTLIRVGNEEYARTNHSYGLTTMRNRHVQVDGSTATFKFQGKSGVRHSIDLTDRRLAKIIQRCQDIPGYELFQYVDGDGEPHNIGSTDVNEYLREISNEEFTAKDFRTWAGTVLTSATLRELGAFESEAQAKRNVVEAIKTVAQRLGNTPSVCRKCYVHPAVLECYMKGLLRNGRKRQAEEVGDEAASTLREEEAALMQSLRQWLKSAD; this comes from the coding sequence ATGCAAACACAAGAGAATGTCAGCGATCCGGTTCAGTCCGCGAAAGATGCGGGGCTGCGATATGTGACGGACACAAAGCCGGGGATTGTTCGAAAGCGATCCGGGAAAGGCTTTCGCTATGTGGACCAAGACGGCAAGCCGGTTAAAGATCCCGAGACGCTTGCACGGATCAAGTCGCTTGTGATTCCGCCGGCGTGGACGAATATTTGGATTTGTCCGAGCGCGCAGGGACACCTGCAGGTGACGGGTCGTGATGCGAAGGGCAGAAAGCAGAGCAGGTATCATCCGCGGTGGCGCGAGGTCAGAGACGAGACAAAATATGAGCGCATGCTGCTGTTTGGATCTGCGTTGCCGAAGATTCGTGAAGGCGTGGACATCGATCTAAGAGCGGAGGGTTTGCCACGGAAGAAGGTGCTGGCAACGATTGTGAGGTTGATGGAAGTGACGTTGATTCGTGTGGGCAATGAAGAGTATGCGCGCACAAACCACTCTTATGGGCTGACAACTATGAGGAATCGTCACGTTCAGGTAGACGGGTCGACGGCAACGTTTAAGTTTCAGGGCAAAAGCGGGGTGCGTCACTCTATCGACCTCACGGATAGGCGGCTTGCGAAAATTATTCAACGTTGCCAGGACATTCCAGGTTATGAGCTGTTTCAGTATGTTGATGGAGATGGAGAGCCACACAATATCGGTTCGACGGATGTGAATGAATATCTGCGTGAGATAAGTAACGAGGAGTTTACGGCGAAAGACTTTCGGACGTGGGCGGGGACGGTGCTGACCAGCGCCACACTGCGGGAGCTCGGGGCGTTCGAATCGGAAGCACAGGCGAAGAGGAATGTGGTGGAGGCAATCAAAACCGTGGCGCAGAGGCTGGGAAATACGCCTTCGGTTTGCAGGAAGTGCTATGTACATCCGGCAGTGCTGGAGTGTTATATGAAGGGTCTGTTGAGGAACGGGCGTAAGCGGCAAGCTGAGGAAGTGGGTGATGAGGCTGCCTCCACACTGCGAGAGGAGGAAGCCGCTCTTATGCAATCGTTACGGCAATGGTTGAAGAGTGCCGACTAG
- a CDS encoding aldo/keto reductase produces MTFYDCCWEYSRGKSEDWLGKGLKGVREKAFLMTKVCTHGRDAALAMQMLEQSLRRLQADHLDLWQIHGVTCQNDPDLFIRSNGAAEALHKAKQEGKVRFVGFTGHKGPDIHLAMLNTGFPFDAVQMPLNPLDANFFSFEKKVPVLVERGIAPLGMKPIGGHGEPVGVFTAEELLRYAMSLPVATTISGVSEPHILEQNLKIAQAFVPMTTQEMEVIRERAKPYVGDGHFELYKTSIKFDNPEAPLAHEFPIDMQSVEVKQMVYSTGNSGRPYPDVSQ; encoded by the coding sequence ATTACTTTCTACGATTGCTGTTGGGAGTACAGCCGTGGAAAGTCAGAAGACTGGCTGGGCAAAGGGCTAAAAGGTGTTCGTGAAAAAGCATTTCTCATGACTAAGGTGTGTACTCACGGTAGAGACGCCGCTCTTGCCATGCAAATGCTAGAACAATCGCTCCGGCGCCTTCAAGCCGACCATCTAGATCTTTGGCAGATCCATGGCGTGACGTGTCAAAATGATCCTGACTTGTTCATCCGGTCAAACGGAGCTGCCGAGGCTCTCCACAAGGCGAAACAGGAGGGGAAGGTAAGATTCGTCGGATTTACAGGCCATAAGGGCCCGGATATTCATTTAGCTATGTTGAATACCGGTTTTCCCTTCGACGCAGTACAGATGCCTCTCAATCCTCTCGACGCCAATTTTTTTTCGTTCGAGAAGAAGGTGCCCGTTTTGGTAGAGCGCGGAATCGCACCCCTTGGAATGAAGCCAATTGGAGGCCATGGCGAGCCGGTGGGTGTATTTACGGCAGAAGAATTACTTCGCTATGCGATGAGCCTTCCTGTCGCAACTACAATCAGTGGTGTGTCGGAGCCGCATATCCTTGAGCAGAATCTTAAGATCGCACAGGCCTTTGTGCCGATGACGACACAAGAGATGGAAGTGATACGTGAGCGTGCCAAACCATATGTCGGGGATGGGCACTTCGAACTCTATAAGACGTCGATCAAGTTCGATAATCCCGAGGCCCCCCTCGCGCATGAATTTCCCATTGATATGCAGTCGGTGGAGGTAAAACAAATGGTTTACTCCACCGGCAATTCGGGCCGACCTTATCCCGACGTTTCGCAATAG
- a CDS encoding DUF1003 domain-containing protein, giving the protein MDSPTHVQEHISTILKHEQDFLARRTPNERMGDSFAAFIGSLSFVSIHLIGLLFWVLINTAHSGFVSHFDPFPFSLLGTCLSFEAILIASFILMRQARLARRADERDHLMLQILLLTEKEITAVVGMNREIASQLGLIKVAKDKEIEELGKRTSIDDVAQTIQDNLS; this is encoded by the coding sequence ATGGATTCTCCCACCCATGTGCAAGAACATATTAGTACGATCCTCAAACACGAGCAGGATTTTCTAGCGAGACGCACACCCAATGAGAGGATGGGGGACTCGTTCGCCGCATTCATAGGCAGTCTGAGCTTTGTATCGATTCATTTAATTGGTCTTTTATTCTGGGTGCTCATCAATACTGCCCATTCAGGTTTTGTTTCACACTTTGATCCGTTTCCTTTTTCTCTTTTAGGAACCTGCTTGTCTTTCGAAGCGATCCTTATAGCGAGCTTCATTTTGATGAGGCAAGCTAGATTGGCGAGGCGCGCCGACGAGCGGGATCACCTAATGTTGCAGATCCTTCTCCTCACCGAAAAGGAGATCACCGCAGTCGTCGGAATGAACCGAGAAATTGCATCGCAGCTTGGCTTGATAAAGGTGGCGAAGGATAAAGAAATAGAGGAATTGGGTAAACGCACTTCGATCGATGACGTCGCGCAGACCATTCAGGACAACCTCTCTTGA
- a CDS encoding response regulator: MTNAAILCVDDEELPRKLRALVLQKQGYEVIAVASGQEALNILAVRDFDLVLTDQMMPGMAGTQLTKHIKSTKPQMPVIIISGVNDLPPDVEYADRFISKIEGPLALFRCVAEVLEKYRAGV; this comes from the coding sequence ATGACTAACGCCGCCATACTCTGCGTGGACGACGAGGAGCTTCCGCGTAAGCTTCGCGCACTGGTCCTGCAAAAGCAAGGCTACGAGGTAATTGCAGTTGCTTCTGGCCAAGAAGCACTAAATATTCTTGCTGTGCGCGATTTCGATCTCGTTCTCACTGACCAAATGATGCCTGGAATGGCAGGGACTCAGTTAACAAAGCACATAAAGTCCACTAAGCCGCAGATGCCCGTCATTATCATCTCTGGAGTCAATGACTTGCCTCCGGACGTAGAATACGCCGATCGCTTCATCAGCAAAATCGAAGGCCCTCTAGCGCTCTTTAGATGCGTAGCTGAAGTACTAGAAAAGTACCGGGCCGGGGTATAG
- a CDS encoding Ku protein, with protein MPTRPTWSGSIQISLVSIAVKIFPATNPGKQVEFHQIDRKTHKRVHHQNVDGAGEVEKSDIVKGFEYAKGKYIEIDPDELKSLRLPTATTMAISQFIKAEELSPGIVDRPYFVAPKDEVQAKTLSVIRKALAQTNTLGIGEIAFSGREHLVAVGAPLDSKQKGLMLYVLCYEDELRDPKSILSGVKEAPVGADELSLAKQLISGKLSKLDLSEYKNDYEAVVKKLVDSKRKGKPLPASEPEPPQKAKVISIMDALCTSLSHEKIAKTKKPTRRTKAA; from the coding sequence ATGCCAACGCGGCCGACCTGGTCTGGATCTATTCAAATTTCGTTGGTTTCCATCGCCGTCAAGATCTTCCCTGCCACCAATCCAGGTAAGCAGGTTGAATTTCACCAAATCGATCGCAAGACGCATAAGCGTGTGCATCACCAGAATGTCGACGGGGCAGGTGAAGTCGAAAAGTCGGACATTGTCAAAGGATTTGAGTATGCCAAAGGCAAATACATCGAGATCGATCCGGACGAGTTGAAATCGCTTCGCCTTCCGACAGCGACCACGATGGCAATCAGTCAATTTATCAAAGCGGAAGAGTTATCACCCGGAATAGTTGACCGGCCTTATTTCGTCGCACCGAAAGATGAAGTTCAGGCAAAGACACTTAGCGTCATCCGCAAGGCCCTCGCGCAGACAAACACCCTGGGCATCGGTGAGATCGCTTTTAGCGGTCGTGAACATCTAGTGGCAGTCGGAGCTCCTCTGGATTCAAAGCAGAAGGGCCTAATGCTATATGTGCTTTGCTACGAGGATGAACTGCGTGATCCGAAATCGATTCTTTCGGGTGTAAAGGAAGCTCCCGTAGGCGCAGACGAGCTTTCCCTGGCTAAGCAGCTGATCAGTGGAAAGCTCTCAAAGTTGGATTTATCCGAATACAAGAACGATTATGAGGCAGTGGTAAAAAAACTGGTCGACTCAAAGCGGAAAGGAAAGCCGTTGCCAGCTTCGGAACCAGAACCACCACAAAAAGCCAAAGTAATTAGCATCATGGATGCGTTATGTACCAGCCTGTCACACGAAAAGATAGCTAAAACGAAAAAACCAACGCGGCGGACTAAGGCCGCCTAA
- a CDS encoding DUF3309 domain-containing protein, translated as MPLIILLVVLILIFGGGGYYMGPGLGYYGGGGLSLILALILIYLIFGRGRARL; from the coding sequence ATGCCTCTTATCATTCTTTTGGTTGTTCTTATTCTCATATTCGGCGGTGGTGGCTACTACATGGGCCCGGGACTCGGCTACTACGGTGGTGGCGGTCTTAGCTTGATTCTCGCATTGATCCTGATTTATTTGATCTTCGGTCGAGGTCGCGCCCGGCTCTAG
- a CDS encoding SDR family NAD(P)-dependent oxidoreductase, whose protein sequence is MAPREAVYAATKAFVLSFAHSLRYELKESGIVVTALQTGPTDTNFFHQAGMDNTEVGSKGKSESQPRDVARQGLDVLFAGEDHVYAASAKTKFEGMLANVTPGVLEAAMHEKMANLLKNVVDSRL, encoded by the coding sequence GTGGCGCCACGTGAAGCCGTCTATGCAGCCACCAAGGCGTTCGTCTTGTCGTTTGCCCATAGTCTCCGCTACGAACTCAAGGAGAGTGGAATTGTCGTCACTGCGCTTCAGACGGGTCCGACCGACACCAACTTTTTCCATCAAGCGGGCATGGACAACACCGAGGTTGGATCGAAAGGGAAGTCCGAAAGCCAGCCAAGAGACGTAGCTCGTCAGGGTCTCGACGTTTTGTTTGCGGGAGAGGATCACGTCTATGCGGCATCTGCGAAGACCAAGTTTGAAGGCATGCTTGCGAACGTTACACCGGGCGTGTTGGAGGCTGCCATGCACGAAAAGATGGCAAACCTCTTGAAGAACGTGGTTGATTCCCGACTGTAG
- a CDS encoding SAM-dependent methyltransferase, which yields MSHPTTSRAFFDRIYLQDADPWRFASSEYELGRYEVTMQALSTRRYRHAFEPGCSIGVLTERLATICECVDAIDISSTAVRQASLRCSRLSNVTIRQGALPTDIPAGTFDLLVLSEIGYYFDSAQLRSLIDDLVGRMSSGSVFLAVHWLGSSPDHILSGSKVHEVISSAETLTQDLGENHTEFLLGRWVCK from the coding sequence ATGAGTCACCCCACAACCAGTCGTGCGTTTTTCGATCGAATCTACCTTCAGGATGCAGATCCTTGGAGGTTCGCGTCCAGCGAATATGAACTTGGAAGATATGAGGTGACGATGCAAGCATTGTCGACTCGCCGATACCGTCATGCCTTCGAGCCGGGATGTTCGATCGGCGTTTTGACAGAACGGTTGGCGACTATTTGTGAGTGCGTTGACGCTATCGATATCTCATCGACCGCAGTCCGACAGGCTTCCCTACGCTGCAGCAGACTTTCAAATGTGACCATCCGGCAGGGGGCTTTACCAACAGACATTCCGGCAGGAACTTTTGACCTTCTGGTGTTGAGTGAGATCGGATACTACTTCGACAGCGCGCAATTGAGAAGCCTGATAGACGATCTCGTCGGGCGGATGTCTAGCGGATCTGTCTTTTTGGCCGTGCACTGGCTAGGATCTTCACCCGATCATATTCTGAGCGGGTCTAAGGTCCACGAAGTTATTTCTTCTGCGGAAACATTGACTCAAGACCTCGGCGAAAACCATACAGAGTTTCTGCTGGGCAGGTGGGTATGCAAATAA
- a CDS encoding alpha amylase C-terminal domain-containing protein: MRRKFPDKYLIAEYDTSGDATVISGDTDPYSTFGFSGTWDLPSPWQTYAFLRGDEKAVDELLTRIGDLNRPDPWRSVSYMTGAHDQVFGGMGRPGIYIAERFRGRTNPFARAKARLAWALNAILPETPMIFMGTEGHLDGHWDPAVTDTDRRIDWAKMGDDLGAPVQRLVRDANNLRWQYKSLHSSKGSIIHVDRENTLVAFRRENGFGEILLIVVHPGDSQFGELRYNLPLGDDPSSWREIFNSQAIDYGGEGQGGYSGAEIMPDDNQLPVQIPAWSLLIFKRQ; the protein is encoded by the coding sequence TTGCGCCGCAAGTTTCCCGACAAATACCTCATCGCCGAATACGACACCTCCGGCGATGCCACCGTCATCTCTGGCGATACCGATCCCTACAGCACCTTTGGCTTCTCCGGCACCTGGGATCTCCCCAGCCCCTGGCAAACCTACGCTTTCCTGCGAGGCGATGAAAAAGCCGTGGACGAACTGCTGACTCGCATCGGCGACCTCAACCGTCCCGACCCGTGGCGCTCCGTCAGCTACATGACCGGTGCCCACGATCAGGTTTTCGGGGGTATGGGACGCCCTGGCATCTATATCGCTGAGCGCTTCCGAGGTCGCACCAATCCCTTCGCCCGTGCCAAAGCGCGCCTCGCGTGGGCCCTCAACGCAATCCTCCCAGAAACCCCGATGATTTTCATGGGCACCGAAGGCCATCTGGACGGCCACTGGGATCCAGCCGTCACTGACACTGACCGCCGCATCGATTGGGCCAAAATGGGAGACGATCTCGGAGCTCCCGTGCAGCGCCTTGTCCGCGACGCCAATAATCTGCGCTGGCAGTACAAATCCCTGCACTCATCCAAAGGCTCCATCATCCACGTTGACCGCGAAAACACCTTAGTCGCCTTTCGCCGCGAGAATGGTTTCGGCGAGATTCTACTCATCGTCGTCCACCCCGGCGACTCCCAATTCGGGGAGCTCCGCTACAACTTACCCCTCGGTGACGACCCCTCTTCGTGGCGCGAAATCTTCAATTCCCAGGCGATCGATTACGGCGGCGAAGGACAGGGAGGATACTCCGGCGCCGAAATTATGCCAGATGATAACCAACTTCCAGTTCAGATTCCGGCGTGGAGCTTGCTGATTTTTAAACGTCAATAA
- a CDS encoding PIG-L deacetylase family protein: MIKPLVSEIEWVPVWQAAIPWQPSDRNMLVIAPHPDDETLAAGGLIARQTSKDIPIHVVAVTDGENAYNDGIDITFRRSAEQTSALKRLGVVSSSITRLKLTDSGISDQEELLVEQLMPFVSQETHVLAPWTGDFHPDHEACGRAAREVARRSGAALSFYFFWTWHRGTPDLLNGLPLRSVALSTKDQIAKAEALGQYRSQLEHASGQPILPEELLWPARQSCEVFLPV, encoded by the coding sequence ATGATTAAACCACTTGTCTCAGAAATAGAATGGGTCCCTGTCTGGCAGGCCGCAATCCCCTGGCAACCGTCGGACAGGAACATGCTTGTAATCGCTCCGCATCCAGACGATGAAACTCTTGCTGCTGGCGGGTTGATTGCAAGGCAAACTTCCAAAGACATTCCAATACATGTCGTCGCAGTCACGGATGGGGAGAACGCATATAACGATGGGATTGATATCACCTTTCGCCGATCAGCGGAACAGACATCAGCCTTGAAAAGACTCGGAGTTGTCTCTTCGAGCATAACCCGATTGAAACTTACCGATAGTGGGATTTCAGACCAGGAAGAACTCCTCGTGGAACAGTTGATGCCGTTCGTGTCCCAAGAAACTCACGTACTTGCCCCATGGACGGGAGACTTTCATCCCGATCACGAGGCCTGTGGCCGGGCAGCGCGTGAAGTCGCAAGACGTTCAGGAGCTGCGTTGAGCTTTTATTTCTTTTGGACGTGGCACCGTGGAACGCCAGATCTCCTGAACGGTCTCCCGCTGAGATCCGTCGCACTCAGCACAAAAGATCAAATTGCAAAAGCTGAAGCATTGGGCCAGTACCGATCGCAGCTCGAGCATGCTTCGGGCCAGCCTATTCTTCCCGAAGAACTATTATGGCCAGCGCGACAGTCTTGTGAGGTATTTCTGCCCGTATGA
- a CDS encoding glycosyltransferase: MQIKHPAWHVAVLIPARNEELLIQRCLDSVLVARSLLPPLITSDLVVACDSSTDRTFELAAHILHSAGIVVRTRAAVVGHARALAARVALRRYAGPLQRCWLANTDADCCVPETWLLDQIGIADQGIDAIAGTISVDSFEEHPVGTAKRFQDSYIIHADGTHPHVHGANMGVRADTYLRAGGWRGLATAEDHDLWNRLMGKAVRQHSSSRVRVITSGRRRGRAPRGFANALVGCDEAASC, from the coding sequence ATGCAAATAAAACACCCAGCATGGCATGTTGCAGTTCTAATTCCTGCGCGGAACGAAGAACTTCTAATTCAGCGATGTTTAGATTCTGTGTTGGTTGCTCGTTCTCTTCTGCCTCCCTTGATCACCAGCGATCTTGTCGTTGCATGTGACAGCTCAACGGACCGGACTTTCGAACTCGCTGCGCACATCCTCCACAGCGCAGGAATTGTCGTCCGGACCCGAGCTGCCGTCGTGGGTCATGCCCGTGCTCTGGCCGCCAGGGTTGCACTGCGGCGATATGCGGGCCCGCTGCAGCGTTGCTGGTTGGCCAATACTGATGCTGACTGCTGTGTTCCGGAGACCTGGCTATTGGATCAAATCGGAATTGCGGACCAGGGGATAGATGCCATTGCAGGTACGATCAGCGTCGATTCTTTTGAGGAACATCCCGTCGGCACAGCTAAGCGGTTTCAAGACAGTTACATTATTCACGCTGACGGTACTCATCCACACGTACATGGGGCCAATATGGGCGTCCGGGCGGACACGTATCTTCGCGCAGGAGGCTGGCGAGGACTTGCAACCGCGGAGGACCACGACCTATGGAATCGTTTGATGGGGAAGGCCGTCCGACAACACTCCAGCTCTCGCGTTCGTGTAATTACAAGCGGGCGAAGACGAGGACGCGCGCCCCGGGGATTTGCCAACGCTCTTGTTGGTTGCGATGAGGCTGCTTCATGTTGA